One genomic segment of Hemibagrus wyckioides isolate EC202008001 linkage group LG08, SWU_Hwy_1.0, whole genome shotgun sequence includes these proteins:
- the lamp2 gene encoding lysosome-associated membrane glycoprotein 2 isoform X1, which translates to MFRCFCLFILLPLCVLGQADVLLSTPSKSFIFPTDKPIWEETPTPTIPSSTGGSTNAVTETTPAPDRSDATTVAPTPQPTDVEMAPSTTQPTNTTTALPTTQPTNTTTALPTTQPTNTTTALPTTQPTNTTTALPTTQPTNTTTALPTTQSTNTTTAHPTTQSTNTTTALPTTRPTNATTASPPAPTTPPMPEVGDYVVRAEQNASACLMAKMGLQFSYRMGDSFQTINLNPNVTKTNGTCGDNGSDSALTLISDEINIQFIFTNQTSKFFLSALSLTVVTGSGSNFTDGNTNLSLWEASLGSSYMCKKEQSFNITDALILNTFELQVQPFGVINDKFSTAEDCKADEAGNFIVPLAVGISLIVLVLLVLVAYFIGRQRSKVTSYEQFS; encoded by the exons ATGTTTCGCTGTTTTTGCCTGTTCATTTTGCTTCCTTTGTGCG TTCTTGGGCAGGCTGATGTGCTTCTGTCAACACCTTCCAAGAGCTTCATATTTCCCACTGATAAGCCAATTTGGGAGGAGACCCCTACACCTACAATCCCATCTTCAACAGGAGGTTCTACCAATGCTGTAACAGAGACCACCCCTGCTCCAGACAGGAGTGATGCTACAACTGTTGCACCTACCCCTCAGCCCACTGATGTTGAAATGGCTCCTTCTACAACCCAGCCCACCAATACTACAACGGCTCTTCCTACAACCCAGCCCACCAATACTACAACGGCTCTTCCAACAACCCAGCCCACCAATACTACAACGGCTCTTCCAACAACCCAGCCCACCAATACTACAACGGCTCTTCCAACAACCCAGCCCACCAATACTACAACGGCTCTTCCAACAACCCAATCCACCAATACTACAACGGCTCATCCTACAACCCAATCCACCAATACTACAACGGCTCTTCCAACAACTCGGCCCACCAATGCTACAACAGCTTCCCCTCCTGCTCCTACAACCCCACCAATGCCTGAAGTCGGCGATTATGTTGTCCGGGCTGAGCAGAACGCCTCTGCATGTCTGATGGCAAAGATGGGTTTGCAGTTTAGCTATAGAATG GGAGACAGCTTTCAGACAATAAATCTAAACCCAAATGTGACCAAGACCAACGGAACTTGTGGGGACAATGGCAGTGATTCTGCACTTACACTGATATCAGATGAAATTAACATCCAGTTCATCTTTACTAAT CAAACAAGCAAATTCTTCTTGAGTGCTTTGAGCTTGACTGTGGTAACTGGAAGTG GCTCCAACTTCACTGATGGCAATACTAACTTATCTCTATGGGAGGCTTCATTGGGGAGCTCATACATGTGCAAAAAGGAGCAGAGCTTCAACATCACAGATGCTCTTATTTTGAATACGTTTGAGCTCCAGGTTCAGCCATTTGGAGTCATAAATGACAAATTCAGCACAG CTGAGGATTGCAAGGCTGATGAGGCAGGAAATTTCATCGTGCCTCTTGCAGTCGGAATCTCCCTCATTGTTCTTGTCCTCCTTGTCTTGGTGGCCTATTTTATTGGACGGCAGAGAAGCAAAGTCACTAGCTATGAACAGTTTAGCTAA
- the lamp2 gene encoding lysosome-associated membrane glycoprotein 2 isoform X2, with protein sequence MFRCFCLFILLPLCVLGQADVLLSTPSKSFIFPTDKPIWEETPTPTIPSSTGGSTNAVTETTPAPDRSDATTVAPTPQPTDVEMAPSTTQPTNTTTALPTTQPTNTTTALPTTQPTNTTTALPTTQPTNTTTALPTTQPTNTTTALPTTQSTNTTTAHPTTQSTNTTTALPTTRPTNATTASPPAPTTPPMPEVGDYVVRAEQNASACLMAKMGLQFSYRMGDSFQTINLNPNVTKTNGTCGDNGSDSALTLISDEINIQFIFTNQTSKFFLSALSLTVVTGSGSNFTDGNTNLSLWEASLGSSYMCKKEQSFNITDALILNTFELQVQPFGVINDKFSTAHECSVDDTSLLIPIIVGAALAVLILIVVIAYVIGRRKTYVGYQTL encoded by the exons ATGTTTCGCTGTTTTTGCCTGTTCATTTTGCTTCCTTTGTGCG TTCTTGGGCAGGCTGATGTGCTTCTGTCAACACCTTCCAAGAGCTTCATATTTCCCACTGATAAGCCAATTTGGGAGGAGACCCCTACACCTACAATCCCATCTTCAACAGGAGGTTCTACCAATGCTGTAACAGAGACCACCCCTGCTCCAGACAGGAGTGATGCTACAACTGTTGCACCTACCCCTCAGCCCACTGATGTTGAAATGGCTCCTTCTACAACCCAGCCCACCAATACTACAACGGCTCTTCCTACAACCCAGCCCACCAATACTACAACGGCTCTTCCAACAACCCAGCCCACCAATACTACAACGGCTCTTCCAACAACCCAGCCCACCAATACTACAACGGCTCTTCCAACAACCCAGCCCACCAATACTACAACGGCTCTTCCAACAACCCAATCCACCAATACTACAACGGCTCATCCTACAACCCAATCCACCAATACTACAACGGCTCTTCCAACAACTCGGCCCACCAATGCTACAACAGCTTCCCCTCCTGCTCCTACAACCCCACCAATGCCTGAAGTCGGCGATTATGTTGTCCGGGCTGAGCAGAACGCCTCTGCATGTCTGATGGCAAAGATGGGTTTGCAGTTTAGCTATAGAATG GGAGACAGCTTTCAGACAATAAATCTAAACCCAAATGTGACCAAGACCAACGGAACTTGTGGGGACAATGGCAGTGATTCTGCACTTACACTGATATCAGATGAAATTAACATCCAGTTCATCTTTACTAAT CAAACAAGCAAATTCTTCTTGAGTGCTTTGAGCTTGACTGTGGTAACTGGAAGTG GCTCCAACTTCACTGATGGCAATACTAACTTATCTCTATGGGAGGCTTCATTGGGGAGCTCATACATGTGCAAAAAGGAGCAGAGCTTCAACATCACAGATGCTCTTATTTTGAATACGTTTGAGCTCCAGGTTCAGCCATTTGGAGTCATAAATGACAAATTCAGCACAG CCCATGAATGCTCAGTGGATGACACCAGCCTCTTAATCCCAATCATTGTTGGCGCAGCTCTGGCTGTCTTGATTCTCATTGTAGTGATTGCATACGTGATTGGTCGACGAAAGACCTATGTTGGATATCAGACCCTGTAA
- the atp1b4 gene encoding protein ATP1B4 encodes MRRFGFQRTRTTFGEGSMEAENTAGGAEELQLEPSAPKARAGSMHKHCHGLAESLEVEQEGLVEHQPLEQDDLNFERWKPKPKPKRTLHEKIDDLKTYWWNPETKEFMGRSGKSWSLILFFYSALYIFLAAMFAGCMCCLMWSISPYTPTYNDRVMPPGMTMSPHVDVVHGFEIHFNASDRSSWKKYAKALEAQLKPYDDTVQKRRNIECKQGTYFMQDNLEESAERKACQFKRSSLGPCSGMEQKDFGYANAKPCILLKMNRILGYLPGQGTPVNVTCAVKKGTQDELGDVEFYPKNIFDLMYYPYYGKLRHVNYTSPLVAVRFPNIQLDAHLHVQCKLNGKGIINDSPTDRFLGSVSFNLQVGA; translated from the exons ATGCGCCGTTTCGGTTTCCAGCGTACAAGAACTACTTTTGG CGAAGGGAGCATGGAAGCCGAGAACACTGCGGGCGGAGCTGAGGAGCTGCAGCTCGAACCCTCAGCACCAAAAGCG CGTGCTGGGTCAATGCACAAACACTGCCATGGGCTGGCTGAATCCTTGGAAGTTGAACAAGAAGGGCTGGTGGAGCACCAGCCTCTGGAGCAGGATGACCTCAACTTTGAGAGATGGAAGCCCAAGCCAAAGCCCAAGAGGACGCTGCATGAAAAGATAGATGATCTGAAAACATACTGGTGGAACCCTGAAACCAAGGAGTTTATGGGGCGATCAGGAAAGAGCTGGA gCCTCATTCTATTTTTCTACTCTGCGTTATACATTTTCCTGGCAGCCATGTTTGCTGGCTGTATGTGCTGTCTCATGTGGTCCATCAGTCCTTATACCCCGACTTACAATGACCGGGTGATGCCTCCAG GTATGACAATGTCGCCACATGTAGATGTTGTCCATGGATTTGAAATCCATTTCAATGCTTCGGATCGCAGCTCATGGAAGAAATATGCAAAAGCACTGGAGGCTCAACTTAAAC CCTATGATGACACAGTTCAGAAAAGGCGTAACATTGAATGCAAACAGGGCACATACTTCATGCAGGACAACCTGGAGGAGAGTGCTGAGAGAAAAGCATGCCAGTTTAAGAGGTCCTCACTGGGGCCATGCTCAGGCATGGAGCAAAAAGACTTTGGCTACGCTAATGCAAAGCCCTGCATCCTCCTCAAAATGAACCGA ATTCTCGGCTATCTACCAGGTCAAGGTACTCCAGTCAATGTGACCTGTGCTGTTAAA AAAGGGACGCAGGACGAGCTGGGAGATGTCGAATTCTACCCCAAAAATATTTTTGACTTGATGTACTATCCTTATTATGGGAAGCTCAGGCAT GTAAACTACACTTCTCCTCTGGTGGCTGTTCGCTTTCCCAATATCCAGCTGGACGCTCATCTACATGTGCAATGTAAGCTAAATGGCAAGGGGATAATCAACGATTCACCAACCGACCGCTTCCTCGGTAGTGTGTCTTTTAATCTACAAGTTGGAGCGTAG